The following proteins are co-located in the Manihot esculenta cultivar AM560-2 chromosome 9, M.esculenta_v8, whole genome shotgun sequence genome:
- the LOC110622157 gene encoding probable nucleolar protein 5-2, producing MLVLFETPAGFALFKVLDEGKLAKVEDLWKEFSTADTARKVVKLKAFSKFENTSEALEAATKIIEGTASKGLRKFLRAHCENETLAVADSKLGNAIKEKLKIECVHNNAVMELMRGVRSQLTELIAGLGAQDLAPMSLGLSHSLSRYKLKFSPDKVDTMIIQAIGLLDDLDKELNTYAMRVREWYGWHFPELSKIVQDNILYAKVAKLMGSRENAAKLDFSEILPEEVETELKEASLISMGTEVSEVDLMNIRELCDQVLSLAEYRAQLYDYLKSRMNTIAPNLTALVGELVGARLIAHGGSLLNLAKQPGSTVQILGAEKALFRALKTKHSTPKYGLIFHASLVGQAAPKTKGKISRSLAAKAALAIRYDALGDGQDNSLGLENRAKLEARLRNLEGRELSRSGGSAKGKPKIEAYDKDRKKGAGGLIAPAKTYNPSADAVLGQTPNSAAGIEEDVIPKKRKKEAEPSLIGEVEEEAPVTAEQKKEKKKKKKKTDEEGTAVSNEGNDATEQEGEGKAKKDKKKKKHKTEGNEVQNQSENADAGEKKKKKRKHAEQDEEPEIPSKKKEKKKRKSED from the exons ATGCTTGTGCTGTTTGAGACGCCGGCGGGCTTTGCCCTCTTCAAAGTTTTGGATGAAGGAAAGCTAGCTAAAGTTGAG GACTTATGGAAAGAATTTTCTACCGCAGATACAGCAAGAAag GTTGTCAAGTTGAAAGCTTTTTCCAAGTTTGAGAATACATCAGAGGCTCTGGAAGCAGCAACGAAAATAATTGAAGGCACAGCTAGCAAAGGTCTCCGCAAGTTTTTGCGTGCTCATTGTGAGAATGAAACCTTAGCTGTGGCTGACTCAAAGCTTGGAAATGCAATCAAAGAAAAACTG AAAATAGAATGTGTTCACAACAATGCTGTCATGGAATTGATGAGAGGTGTTAGGAGTCAGTTGACTGAACTCATAGCTGGTCTAGGTGCTCAAGATTTGGCACCAATGAGCTTGGGTTTATCTCATAGTCTATCTAGGTACAAACTGAAGTTCAGTCCTGACAAG GTTGATACGATGATCATCCAAGCTATTGGTTTGCTTGATGATCTGGATAAAGAGCTCAACACATATGCGATGAGAGTTAGAGAATGGTACGGTTGGCATTTTCCTGAACTTTCCAAGATTGTACAAGACAACATCCTTTATGCCAAAGTGGCGAAGTTGATGGGAAGCCGTGAAAATGCTGCAAAGCTTGATTTCTCTGAG ATACTACCAGAAGAAGTTGAGACAGAATTGAAAGAAGCATCTTTGATATCCATGGGAACTGAAGTTAGTGAAGTTGATTTGATGAATATTAGAGAACTCTGTGATCAGGTTTTATCTCTGGCTGAATACAGAGCTCAGCTGTATGATTATTTAAAAAGCAGGATGAATACCATTGCTCCTAATTTGACTGCCCTTGTTGGTGAGCTTGTTGGAGCTCGGCTCATAGCTCATGGGGGTAGCTTATTGAATCTGGCAAAGCAGCCTGGAAGCACAGTACAGATTCTTGGGGCAGAAAAGGCTCTTTTCAGAGCTCTAAAGACAAAGCATTCAACCCCCAAATACGGGCTAATTTTCCATGCCTCCTTGGTTGGTCAGGCAGCTCCTAAGACAAAGGGGAAAATTTCCAGATCACTAGCTGCTAAGGCAGCACTGGCAATTCGATATGATGCTCTTGGAGATGGTCAAGATAACTCTCTGGGACTGGAAAACCGAGCGAAG CTTGAAGCACGGTTGAGGAATCTTGAAGGGAGGGAATTGAGTCGTTCTGGTGGATCTGCTAAAGGCAAACCAAAGATAGAAGCTTATGACAAGGATCGAAAGAAGGGAGCTGGAGGATTGATAGCTCCTGCCAAG ACTTATAATCCATCTGCAGATGCTGTTCTCGGGCAAACACCAAACTCTGCTGCTGGGATTGAGGAAGACGTTATCccaaagaagaggaagaaagagGCAGAACCTTCTCTTATTGGGGAAGTAGAAGAAGAGGCTCCAGTTACTGCTGagcagaagaaagagaagaagaagaaaaagaagaaaactgatgAAGAAGGAACTGCTGTGTCAAACGAAGGAAATGATGCTACTGAGCAGGAAGGCGAAGGGAAAGCAAAGAAAgataagaagaaaaagaagcataaAACTGAAGGCAATGAAGTGCAGAATCAGAGTGAAAATGCTGATGCaggggaaaagaagaagaagaaaagaaagcatgCTGAACAAGATGAAGAACCTGAAATACCAAgcaagaagaaagagaaaaagaagagaaagagtgaGGATTGA